tggggtgtcccccccccactcaccccgCCCTTCCTTCGCAGCGTGCAGCCGGTGGGGACACAGGCCAGGAGCTGGCGGGGCGCAGGCGGCACTGGTGAGTccaggagccggggggggggggggaaggggaaagaaccGGTGCCGGAGCCAGCGCGGGTTGGTAAAAATCCGAGTTTATTGGACCAGAAAGCGGGAGCGGGGGACGCGCTGCGCCGCGGGGTAAACGGCGCGCACGAGGTTGGCCCTCCCACGCCGGCCTCCGGCCAGCGACGGCAGCTTGTACGGAAAAACAAAAGCTACGAGCGGATCATTCACCctcttaaaaaataaaggaaaagcagaaaaacccccaaaataatcACAACAACCCAGGGAGCTACAGCCCAGGCGTGCCGGAGCGAGCAGCTCCACGCCGGCCGCGGGCAGGACAGCAAAGCGACGCTCACGCCCTGAGCCTAGACCAGctagggggggcgggggggcccccAAACTACCTGCGAAGCCAATCCTGCCCCCCGAGAccggggcgctgggggggggcggggggaggaagcTGAGCGTCCGGGGGGAACCGGCACGTCAGCTGAACGCGGCAACGCGTGGCGCGGCCCGACGGTGCCGGGAACCCGACGTCCAGCCGCACGCGTCTTACCTGCAAGAGAAAAGCAGAGTTGGCGCCGGCGCCAgcccccccgcgggggctgccgggagccccCCAGCTCCAGCTCACCGGGAGCCACACccgtggggtgcagggggctcagtgggacccccccaccctgccAGGACAGCACACGGCGAGGGAGAGCGCCCCGCCGCACCAACCGGCTCCCGGCGCCAATCGCTACGGCCCAACGCCGTGGGCTTTAACGCCCAGCAGGACGCTGCTCGCGTTTGTCCGCATCGAGGGGGACGCACGCCCCGCGGCGCCGAcagccagggacccccccgcACCACGCCCCCAGGCAGAGCCGGCCACAAGGCGCCCGACGCTGCACGCTGGACCTGCCGAGACGCTCACCTCCGGCTCAGAAGGCGGAGTACCGCGCCCGGTCCGCGTACGGGTCACGCCCGAACCGCTGCATGTCGTAGAGCGAGGCGCGGGCCGCCGAGGAGACCGGCGACAGCTGCCCACGCTCGTACGTGTACGCCTCTCCGACGGTGGTGGCCGCGGCGGCCGTGCGGCGCAGGGGGCTTCTGTCCCGCGTGTAATAGGTGGAGGAGGCGgccgcagcggcagcggtggCAGCGGCGGCAACGGCGGCCGCCGCGCCCGGGGTTGGCAGCAGCGCTCGATCGTACGCGTCTAGGGTGGTGGGGATGCGGCTGGCCATGGCGGTGCTGGCGGCCATGGCCGAGGACTGCACCTGCGAGTACTGGGCGTACTGGGAGTACTGGGCCATGGTCTGCTCCGCGTAGGCGTCGTACGCGGAGGCCGTGGCGTAGGAGCGGACGCGGTAGCGCTTGTAGTAGTCGGCCATGCCGCCGTAGGCCTCATCGTAATACACGGTCTCCCCGTAGCCCGCGGCGTAAGGGGTGCGCACGGCTCCGTACTGCTCGTTATAGGCCTCGGCAAAGTCCGCCGCCTGGCCCGGGCGGTCGACCGGGCACTCCTTGGACCAGTGCCCCTCCTTCCCGCAGCGGTAGCAGCCGCTCTTGTCTCCCATCCCGGGCGCCGTCCGCAGCCGGCTGGTGGACAGCTGCACGCGCATCCGCTTGCCTTCGGGAGAGACGCGAGAGGGGAGGCCATCAGTGGAGCCGCGCCCGCCGCGCGGCCGCGACCACGAGCGCTGGTGGCGGGACGGTGACCGGCCGCAGTGCCCACCGCCGCCCTGCGGTGCGCCATGGCGGGGAGCGACCCGGCGCTGGAGGAGCCGCCGCCACCCCGGCCGCCAGACTTACCAGGAAGGCGCCGCCGCGGCCGGGGCTCCGCCGGCGGGCGAGCCACGTGCCACCCCCGCGCAGCGCCAACGGCAGCCGGCCCAGCCAGCGGCACCGCCGGCCCCGCATCAATGGCAAGCTTCCCGCCGCAAAACGCGCCCGCCAGCACGCTGCTTGCGGCGGCAGGACGGATGATGCGACGCCAGACAACCGCGGCCCAGGACGGGGGCCGGCCGCAAGCACGGCACGCGGCGAGTCAAGCGCAGCCGGGCGCACTCGCCGGTCCCGCGGAcgccccgcagccggggagcTCCGGACGCGGCGGCGCCGTCCCGGCTGGAGAAGAGTTTTGGGGAAAACACCCAGAATCGGGGCAGCGGGGTTTGCCGAAACCCTGGCAGGACGCAGGAGGGCCGTGCCGAGCCCCACCGCCGCTCGGGGCGAAGCGCTGGCTGCCCACCCGCCGGTGCCGCTTCCGGACGGGGGGCACACGGGACGCGCTCGCCGTCAGCGCCACGCCTGTGAGAAGGCAGCTCCGCCGCGAGCTCGAATCCGCTGCGTCCGCGCCAGAGGCCGAGGCTGCCAGCGAAAGCGCCCGCGCCGCGTGTCTCGTCCGGGGGCCAGGCGACGGCCCGTCGAGAGCCCGAGCGAGCGACGCCGCGTGCCACCGGCAGCGGGGACACGGCCGGCGCGGGGTCAGGCGCCTCCGCTCGCCCTCTTACCAGGCAGGGCAACGCTACAAGGGCGGGCGGCAGCCCGGCTTCACGCGCCCGCTGCTccggcccggcagcaccaggcgcggcggcggccgtcGGCACAAGAGCTGGGACTTCGCCGTCGGGATCCTCCTGCGGGGCGGCCGTTGCTGGGTTAAGTCAGAGATGGATCAGTCCCGTCctcccccggcccagccccgaaCGCCCCTGCCCTCGCACCGGGAGCGTGGCGCCCGGGCTCGCTGCCGAGCCCTGCACGACCCAAGGCAGCTGGAATGgtggaaaaaagagaaaccaaaccaaaaaaaaaaaaacaacacaccaccACAATCCCTGTTTGCGTGTAACTCCAGCCGGAGCTGGAAAGCGCCGAGAAGACCTCGGCGGGAGGAACGTCGGGGATCCCCccggcgccccggccccgctccccacgGCTCTCGGCCGCCACCCCAGCGCGCGTCACCTTGGAACTCGGTGTTGTCCAGCCCGCGGATGGCCTCCACCGCGTCCTCGGCCCGCTCCATGTGCACGAAGGCGTAATCCTTGACGATGTCGCACTCGATGACGGGGCCGTACTCCTCGAACTTGGCGCGCAGCTCCAGGTTGGTGCAGGCGGGGCTGATGTTGCCGACGTGCAGCTTGGTCGAGGCCTTGCTCTTGTTCTTGCTGGCCTCCACGTTGATGCAGACGCCGTGCAGCTTGTGGTGGTGCAGGTTGCGGATGGCGTCCTCGGCCGCCGTCTTGTCCTCGATGTGCACGAAGCCGTAGTTCTTGATGATGTCGCACTCCAGCACCTTCCCGTACTGCTCGAAGAGCGAGCGGATCTCCTGCTCCGTCGCCTCGCGCGGCAGGTTCCCAATGAACAGCTTCACCATCGCGCCCTGCGCCCACGCAGCGGGTCGG
This is a stretch of genomic DNA from Opisthocomus hoazin isolate bOpiHoa1 unplaced genomic scaffold, bOpiHoa1.hap1 HAP1_SCAFFOLD_154, whole genome shotgun sequence. It encodes these proteins:
- the LOC142359981 gene encoding RNA-binding protein 4-like isoform X1 translates to MTARRAERRSRAARPPFCEHGAADRAQGAMVKLFIGNLPREATEQEIRSLFEQYGKVLECDIIKNYGFVHIEDKTAAEDAIRNLHHHKLHGVCINVEASKNKSKASTKLHVGNISPACTNLELRAKFEEYGPVIECDIVKDYAFVHMERAEDAVEAIRGLDNTEFQGKRMRVQLSTSRLRTAPGMGDKSGCYRCGKEGHWSKECPVDRPGQAADFAEAYNEQYGAVRTPYAAGYGETVYYDEAYGGMADYYKRYRVRSYATASAYDAYAEQTMAQYSQYAQYSQVQSSAMAASTAMASRIPTTLDAYDRALLPTPGAAAAVAAAATAAAAAASSTYYTRDRSPLRRTAAAATTVGEAYTYERGQLSPVSSAARASLYDMQRFGRDPYADRARYSAF
- the LOC142359981 gene encoding RNA-binding protein 4-like isoform X2; this translates as MVKLFIGNLPREATEQEIRSLFEQYGKVLECDIIKNYGFVHIEDKTAAEDAIRNLHHHKLHGVCINVEASKNKSKASTKLHVGNISPACTNLELRAKFEEYGPVIECDIVKDYAFVHMERAEDAVEAIRGLDNTEFQGKRMRVQLSTSRLRTAPGMGDKSGCYRCGKEGHWSKECPVDRPGQAADFAEAYNEQYGAVRTPYAAGYGETVYYDEAYGGMADYYKRYRVRSYATASAYDAYAEQTMAQYSQYAQYSQVQSSAMAASTAMASRIPTTLDAYDRALLPTPGAAAAVAAAATAAAAAASSTYYTRDRSPLRRTAAAATTVGEAYTYERGQLSPVSSAARASLYDMQRFGRDPYADRARYSAF
- the LOC142359981 gene encoding RNA-binding protein 4B-like isoform X3; translated protein: MTARRAERRSRAARPPFCEHGAADRAQGAMVKLFIGNLPREATEQEIRSLFEQYGKVLECDIIKNYGFVHIEDKTAAEDAIRNLHHHKLHGVCINVEASKNKSKASTKLHVGNISPACTNLELRAKFEEYGPVIECDIVKDYAFVHMERAEDAVEAIRGLDNTEFQGGSRRRSPSSCADGRRRAWCCRAGAAGA